A stretch of Brachyhypopomus gauderio isolate BG-103 chromosome 3, BGAUD_0.2, whole genome shotgun sequence DNA encodes these proteins:
- the fbp1a gene encoding fructose-1,6-bisphosphatase 1a has product MSDRSSFDTNVVTLTRFLLEEGRKAKGTGELTTLLNALCTAIKAISSAVRKAGIANLYGIAGSTNVTGDQVKKLDVLSNDLVINMIKSSFTSCVLVTEEHDNAIIVEPDRRGKYVVCFDPLDGSSNIDCLASIGSIFAIYRKITTEEPCEKDALQPGRNIVAAGYALYGSATMIVLSTGQGVNCFMLDPAIGEFILVEQNLKIKKKGKIYSLNEGYAVYFDPAVTEYLQNKKFPKDGSAPYGARYVGSMVADVHRTLVYGGIFLYPANEKSPKGKLRLLYECNPMAFIMEQAGGMATTGTMNVLDIQPENIHQRVPVVLGSPEDVQEYISIYQKHNK; this is encoded by the exons ATGTCGGACCGCAGCTCTTTTGATACAAATGTAGTTACTCTGACCAGATTTCTCTTAGAGGAGGGGAGGAAAGCGAAGGGGACCGGAGAACTTACGACGCTTCTCAATGCTTTGTGCACAGCTATCAAAGCAATCTCCAGCGCTGTCAGGAAAGCAGGCATCGCCAACCT GTATGGCATTGCTGGAAGTACAAACGTGACAGGGGACCAGGTAAAAAAACTGGATGTCCTGTCCAACGACCTGGTAATCAACATGATCAAATCTTCATTCACCTCCTGTGTGTTGGTCACAGAGGAACACGACAACGCCATCATTGTGGAACCGGACAGGAGG GGCAAATATGTGGTCTGTTTTGATCCTCTTGATGGATCTTCTAACATTGACTGTCTGGCTTCCATTGGGTCCATCTTTGCCATCTACAGAAAG ATCACCACAGAAGAGCCATGCGAGAAGGACGCCTTGCAGCCAGGTAGAAACATCGTGGCTGCAGGCTACGCACTGTACGGCAGTGCCACCATGATCGTGCTCTCCACCGGCCAGGGGGTCAACTGCTTCATGCTGGACCCT GCTATTGGAGAGTTCATTCTCGTTGAACAAAACCTGAAAATCAAGAAAAAGGGGAAGATTTACAGCCTTAATGAGGGATATGCTGTGTACTTTGACCCTGCAGTCACAGAGTACCTGCAGAATAAAAAGTTCCCAAAG GATGGCAGTGCACCCTATGGGGCACGCTATGTGGGCTCCATGGTGGCAGACGTGCACCGCACCCTTGTGTATGGAGGCATTTTCCTGTACCCAGCCAATGAGAAGAGTCCAAAAGGAAAG CTGCGGCTGCTGTATGAGTGCAATCCCATGGCCTTCAtcatggagcaggctggaggaATGGCCACCACGGGGACCATGAACGTGCTAGACATCCAGCCCGAGAACATCCACCAGCGGGTGCCCGTGGTGCTGGGCTCCCCAGAAGATGTCCAGGAGTACATCTCCATCTACCAGAAACATAACAAATGA